A stretch of Streptomyces vietnamensis DNA encodes these proteins:
- a CDS encoding WhiB family transcriptional regulator, translating to MDWRHNAVCREEDPELFFPIGNTGPALLQIEEAKAVCRRCPVMEQCLQWALESGQDSGVWGGLSEDERRAMKRRAARNRARNASA from the coding sequence ATGGACTGGCGTCACAACGCCGTTTGTCGTGAGGAAGACCCCGAGCTGTTCTTCCCCATCGGCAACACCGGTCCTGCGCTGCTGCAGATCGAGGAAGCCAAGGCCGTCTGCCGCCGCTGCCCCGTCATGGAGCAGTGCCTGCAGTGGGCGCTCGAGTCCGGCCAGGACTCCGGCGTCTGGGGTGGCCTCAGCGAGGACGAGCGCCGCGCGATGAAGCGCCGTGCCGCTCGCAACCGGGCGCGTAACGCCAGCGCCTGA
- a CDS encoding membrane protein, translated as MSGTEQTSTEQGGGTEQGPRPTRLTGAAAVAGIEGLGLVAGGVYMLVRSLADGGDLTSGLTLAVTLVALGLIPLAAARGLWLRRSWSRGPAVITQILALPIAWQMLQSNGVIPAGIVLAALAVTGLVLLVNPATTEALGIRRPGQEA; from the coding sequence ATGAGCGGTACGGAGCAGACGAGTACGGAACAGGGCGGCGGTACGGAGCAGGGGCCCCGGCCCACGCGCCTCACCGGGGCGGCGGCCGTCGCCGGCATCGAGGGCCTCGGGCTCGTCGCCGGCGGTGTGTACATGCTGGTGCGCAGCCTCGCCGACGGCGGTGACCTCACGAGCGGTCTGACCCTCGCCGTGACGCTCGTCGCCCTCGGTCTCATCCCGCTCGCGGCCGCCCGCGGGCTGTGGCTGCGCCGCTCCTGGAGCCGGGGCCCGGCCGTCATCACCCAGATCCTGGCCCTGCCCATCGCCTGGCAGATGCTCCAGTCGAACGGTGTGATCCCGGCCGGCATCGTCCTGGCCGCCCTCGCCGTGACCGGCCTCGTCCTCCTCGTGAACCCGGCCACGACCGAGGCGCTCGGCATCCGGCGCCCCGGTCAGGAAGCCTGA
- a CDS encoding diacylglycerol/lipid kinase family protein: protein MRALLVVNPAATTTSARTRDVLIHALASEMKLEAVTTEYRGHARDLGRRAAESGNVDLVVALGGDGTVNEVVNGLLHDGPDPERLPGLAVVPGGSTNVFARALGLPNDAVEATGALLDALRERRTRTVSLGLASGTPGTEDESVPERWFTFCAGLGFDASVIGRVEQQRERGKRSTHALYLRQVVRQFLEEPNRRHGTITLERPGAEPVEDLVLSIICNTSPWTYLGNRPVYASPEASFETALDVLGLRRLSTPAVARYATQLLTSTPERGPRGKHAVSLHDLTDFTLHSKVPLPLQMDGDHLGLRTSVTFTGVRRALRVIV, encoded by the coding sequence ATGCGCGCACTTCTCGTGGTCAACCCGGCAGCCACCACCACGAGTGCCCGCACCCGGGACGTGCTCATCCACGCGCTGGCCAGCGAGATGAAGCTGGAGGCGGTCACCACCGAGTACCGGGGGCACGCGCGCGACCTGGGCCGGCGGGCCGCCGAGTCGGGCAATGTCGATCTGGTCGTCGCTCTCGGTGGCGACGGCACGGTGAACGAGGTCGTCAACGGGCTGCTGCACGACGGGCCCGATCCGGAGCGGCTGCCGGGCCTCGCGGTCGTCCCCGGCGGCTCGACCAACGTCTTCGCCCGCGCCCTCGGGCTGCCGAACGACGCGGTGGAGGCGACCGGCGCCCTGCTCGACGCGCTGCGTGAGCGGCGGACACGGACGGTGAGCCTCGGGCTCGCGTCCGGGACGCCGGGCACGGAGGACGAGTCGGTGCCCGAACGCTGGTTCACCTTCTGTGCCGGGCTCGGTTTCGACGCGAGCGTCATCGGCCGGGTCGAACAGCAGCGCGAGCGCGGCAAGAGATCGACGCACGCCCTCTATCTGCGCCAGGTGGTGCGCCAGTTCCTGGAGGAGCCGAACCGCCGGCACGGCACGATCACCCTGGAGCGTCCCGGCGCGGAGCCGGTCGAGGACCTGGTCCTCTCCATAATCTGCAACACCTCCCCCTGGACCTACCTGGGCAATCGTCCGGTGTACGCGTCCCCGGAGGCGTCCTTCGAGACCGCGCTCGACGTCCTCGGACTGCGCCGGCTCTCCACCCCGGCGGTGGCCCGTTACGCCACCCAGCTGCTCACCTCGACCCCGGAGCGGGGCCCGCGGGGCAAGCATGCGGTGTCTCTGCACGATCTGACCGACTTCACCTTGCATTCGAAGGTTCCCCTCCCCCTGCAGATGGACGGAGACCACCTCGGACTACGTACGAGCGTGACGTTCACAGGCGTACGCCGTGCACTGCGTGTGATTGTGTGA
- a CDS encoding SDR family oxidoreductase, translated as MGVLEGKLAGKTALVTGGSRGIGRGIAERLGREGARVAVHYGTNEEAAKDTVAAIEAAGGSAFALGQELGVPGDAAALWRAFDAHADGLDILVNNAGIGASRPFAAIDDEEYDRIFAVNTKAPFFLAQLGAERLRDGGRIINVSSGLSRAAAMPDLMAYAMTKGALDVFTRYLSKVLGPRRITVNSVAPGIVDTDVNAEWLRGDEEAWAGAAALSALGAVGTPPEIADVVAFLASDDARWVTGDWIDATGGSLA; from the coding sequence ATGGGCGTGCTCGAAGGAAAGCTGGCCGGGAAGACGGCGCTGGTCACGGGTGGTAGCCGGGGCATCGGGCGGGGGATCGCCGAGCGGCTCGGCCGCGAGGGCGCGCGGGTCGCGGTGCACTACGGGACGAACGAGGAGGCGGCGAAGGACACGGTCGCCGCGATCGAGGCGGCCGGCGGGTCCGCCTTCGCACTGGGCCAGGAGCTGGGGGTGCCGGGGGACGCGGCGGCGCTGTGGCGGGCCTTCGACGCCCATGCGGACGGCCTGGACATCCTGGTGAACAACGCGGGGATCGGGGCGTCGCGGCCGTTCGCGGCGATCGACGACGAGGAGTACGACCGGATCTTCGCGGTCAACACGAAGGCGCCCTTCTTCCTGGCACAGCTGGGCGCGGAGCGACTGCGGGACGGCGGCCGGATCATCAACGTCTCCAGCGGTCTGAGCAGGGCGGCGGCCATGCCGGACCTGATGGCGTACGCGATGACGAAGGGCGCGCTCGACGTCTTCACCCGCTATCTGTCGAAGGTGCTCGGCCCGCGCCGGATCACGGTCAACTCGGTGGCGCCGGGGATCGTGGACACCGACGTCAACGCCGAGTGGCTGCGGGGGGACGAGGAGGCCTGGGCGGGGGCCGCGGCGCTGTCGGCGTTGGGCGCGGTCGGGACACCGCCGGAGATAGCGGACGTGGTGGCCTTCCTGGCCTCCGACGACGCGCGCTGGGTGACGGGCGACTGGATCGACGCGACGGGAGGCTCACTGGCCTGA
- a CDS encoding sensor histidine kinase, whose amino-acid sequence MNDLVRQHTALSDSDLEWLHLLVSEWQLLSDLSFADLVLWVPTLDGTRYVSVAQMRPNTGPTSYQDDMVGHLVPRGRRPLLDAALDEGRIVREGDPEWREEVPVRVESIPVRREGRVLGVIARNTNLLTVRTPSRLELTYLQSASDLAQMIAAGTFPFPGEQVDMDSSPRAGDGLVRLDAEGVVQYASPNALSAYHRLGLAADLVGQDLGQITAELAPSRGPVDEALVKLASGYAPREFEVEGNGGVIQLRAIPLKPKGTRIGSLVLLRDVTELRRRERELITKDATIREIHHRVKNNLQTVAALLRLQARRMDSDRGREALNEAVRRVGSIAIVHETLSQNLDERVQFDEIADRVIAMVAEISPGKVTCRRNGRFGILDAEVATPLSMVLTEILQNALEHAFTQGEQGTVEVSAVRGETRADARLLITVQDDGRGLPEGFDPQRAGNLGLQIVRTLVEGELGGSFDMLPGAERGTKVVLDIPVRPQK is encoded by the coding sequence ATGAACGACCTCGTCCGCCAGCACACCGCCCTGAGCGACTCCGACCTCGAGTGGCTCCACCTGCTGGTGTCGGAGTGGCAGCTGCTCTCCGACCTCTCCTTCGCCGACCTCGTGCTCTGGGTCCCGACCCTCGACGGCACGCGGTACGTCTCCGTCGCCCAGATGCGGCCCAACACCGGACCCACCTCCTACCAGGACGACATGGTCGGCCATCTGGTGCCGCGCGGTCGCCGCCCGCTGCTCGACGCCGCCCTCGACGAGGGCCGGATCGTCCGCGAGGGCGACCCGGAGTGGCGCGAGGAGGTCCCGGTGCGGGTCGAGTCCATCCCCGTGCGCCGCGAGGGCCGGGTCCTCGGCGTCATCGCCCGCAACACCAACCTGCTGACCGTCCGCACCCCCTCCCGCCTGGAGCTCACCTACCTCCAGTCGGCCTCCGACCTCGCCCAGATGATCGCCGCCGGAACGTTCCCCTTCCCCGGCGAGCAGGTCGACATGGACTCCTCGCCGCGCGCCGGCGACGGCCTCGTCCGGCTCGACGCCGAGGGCGTCGTCCAGTACGCCTCGCCGAACGCCCTCTCCGCGTACCACCGGCTCGGTCTCGCCGCCGACCTGGTCGGTCAGGACCTCGGCCAGATCACCGCCGAACTCGCCCCCTCCCGGGGCCCGGTGGACGAGGCCCTGGTCAAGCTGGCCTCCGGCTACGCGCCCCGCGAGTTCGAGGTCGAGGGCAACGGCGGGGTGATCCAGCTGCGGGCGATCCCGCTCAAGCCCAAGGGCACCCGGATCGGTTCGCTCGTCCTGCTCCGGGACGTCACCGAACTGCGTCGCCGCGAGCGCGAGTTGATCACCAAGGACGCCACCATCCGGGAGATCCATCACCGGGTGAAGAACAACCTCCAGACGGTGGCCGCCCTGCTCCGCCTCCAGGCCCGCCGGATGGACTCCGACCGCGGCCGCGAGGCCCTCAACGAGGCCGTGCGGCGCGTCGGTTCGATCGCCATCGTCCATGAGACGCTGTCCCAGAACCTGGACGAGCGGGTGCAGTTCGACGAGATCGCCGACCGGGTCATCGCGATGGTCGCCGAGATCTCCCCGGGCAAGGTCACCTGCCGGCGCAACGGCCGCTTCGGCATCCTGGACGCCGAGGTCGCCACCCCGCTCTCCATGGTCCTCACCGAGATCCTGCAGAACGCTCTCGAGCACGCCTTCACACAGGGGGAGCAGGGCACGGTCGAGGTCAGCGCCGTCCGCGGCGAGACCCGGGCGGACGCCCGGCTCCTGATCACGGTCCAGGACGACGGCCGCGGTCTGCCCGAGGGCTTCGACCCGCAGCGGGCCGGCAACCTCGGCCTGCAGATCGTACGGACCCTGGTGGAAGGGGAGTTGGGCGGTTCCTTCGACATGCTGCCGGGCGCCGAGCGCGGCACGAAGGTGGTCCTCGACATTCCCGTACGGCCGCAGAAATAA
- a CDS encoding TetR/AcrR family transcriptional regulator, with protein MVTRPRGRPRSFDRLTALEQATMAFWEHGYETTSVSDLTRVMGISAPSLYAAFGDKKTLFEEVVEAYARSYGAYGDQALAEEATARDAVGRMLREAAHVFTEPGHPRGCLMISAAINCSTPEVEGALRDHRNANLATVEDRIRRDVESGGLPAGTDPRALARFSGAVLQGMSQQARDGATAEELTAVAEAAMRAWPAGE; from the coding sequence ATGGTGACGAGACCGCGCGGCCGCCCCCGCTCCTTCGACCGACTCACGGCCCTGGAGCAGGCGACGATGGCCTTCTGGGAGCACGGCTACGAGACGACCTCCGTCTCCGACCTCACCCGGGTCATGGGCATCAGCGCCCCCAGTCTCTACGCGGCCTTCGGCGACAAGAAGACGCTGTTCGAGGAGGTCGTCGAGGCGTACGCGCGGTCGTACGGCGCCTATGGGGACCAGGCCCTCGCCGAGGAGGCGACGGCCCGCGACGCCGTCGGGCGCATGCTGCGCGAGGCCGCCCACGTCTTCACCGAACCGGGGCATCCGCGCGGCTGCCTGATGATCTCCGCCGCGATCAACTGCTCGACCCCCGAGGTCGAGGGGGCCCTGCGGGACCACAGGAACGCGAACCTGGCGACCGTCGAGGACCGCATCCGCCGCGACGTGGAGTCGGGCGGGCTGCCGGCCGGCACCGACCCCCGCGCGCTCGCCCGCTTCAGCGGCGCCGTCCTCCAGGGCATGTCCCAGCAGGCCCGCGACGGGGCGACGGCGGAGGAGCTGACGGCGGTGGCCGAGGCGGCGATGCGGGCCTGGCCGGCGGGGGAGTGA
- a CDS encoding RNA polymerase sigma factor SigF, whose amino-acid sequence MRSGDATAGIPEQQARPNRVATEQADQMSEHEQHHEVPETAGVSEAPASSEGSPEAPEARTSDEAGTADVAEAADVAEAVEKADDGDEDDEGPDAPAVPDPHDRSGARALFVQLRELPEGSPEKAELRNRLVRMHLPLVEHLARRFRNRGEPLDDLTQVATIGLIKSVDRFDPERGVEFSTYATPTVVGEIKRHFRDKGWAVRVPRRLQELRLSLTTATAELSQQHGRSPTVHELAERLGISEEEVLEGLESANAYSTLSLDVPDTDDESPAVADTLGAEDEALEGVEYRESLKPLLEDLPPREKRILLLRFFGNMTQSQIAQEVGISQMHVSRLLARTLAQLREKLLVEE is encoded by the coding sequence GTGAGGAGCGGGGACGCGACGGCCGGCATCCCTGAGCAGCAGGCGCGGCCGAACAGGGTCGCTACGGAGCAGGCGGACCAGATGAGCGAGCACGAGCAGCACCACGAGGTTCCCGAGACAGCAGGGGTCTCCGAGGCCCCCGCGAGTTCCGAGGGCTCCCCCGAGGCTCCCGAGGCGCGGACCTCCGACGAGGCCGGGACGGCCGACGTGGCCGAGGCAGCCGACGTGGCCGAGGCCGTGGAGAAGGCCGACGACGGTGACGAGGACGACGAGGGCCCGGACGCCCCCGCCGTCCCGGACCCGCACGACCGGAGCGGCGCCCGCGCCCTCTTCGTCCAGCTGCGCGAGCTGCCCGAGGGCTCCCCGGAGAAGGCCGAGCTGCGCAACCGTCTGGTGCGCATGCACCTGCCGCTGGTGGAGCACCTGGCCCGGCGCTTCCGCAACCGCGGCGAGCCGCTGGACGACCTGACGCAGGTGGCGACGATCGGCCTGATCAAGTCGGTCGACCGGTTCGACCCGGAGCGCGGGGTGGAGTTCTCCACGTACGCGACGCCGACGGTCGTCGGCGAGATCAAGCGTCACTTCCGTGACAAGGGGTGGGCGGTCCGGGTGCCGCGCCGGCTCCAGGAGCTGCGGCTCTCGCTGACCACGGCGACGGCGGAGCTCTCGCAGCAGCACGGCCGCTCGCCGACGGTGCACGAGCTGGCGGAGCGGCTCGGGATCTCCGAGGAGGAGGTCCTGGAGGGTCTGGAATCGGCCAACGCCTACTCGACTCTCTCCCTGGACGTCCCGGACACCGACGACGAGTCGCCGGCGGTGGCGGACACGCTGGGCGCGGAGGACGAGGCCCTGGAGGGGGTCGAGTACCGGGAGTCGCTCAAGCCGCTCCTGGAGGACCTGCCGCCCCGGGAGAAGCGGATCCTGCTGCTTCGCTTCTTCGGGAACATGACCCAGTCGCAGATCGCGCAGGAGGTGGGCATCTCTCAGATGCACGTCTCCCGGCTGCTGGCCCGCACCCTGGCGCAGCTGAGGGAGAAGCTCCTCGTGGAGGAGTGA
- a CDS encoding UBP-type zinc finger domain-containing protein: MSECPHVAEMPRPEPAPLADTCPECLADGTHPVQLRLCLSCGHVGCCDSSAGRHATGHFSSTGHPVMRTFEPGESWRWCFVDGSIV, from the coding sequence ATGAGTGAGTGCCCGCACGTAGCCGAAATGCCGCGCCCCGAACCGGCGCCGCTCGCCGACACCTGCCCCGAGTGCCTGGCGGACGGCACGCACCCCGTCCAGCTGCGGCTCTGTCTGAGCTGCGGGCACGTGGGCTGCTGCGACTCCTCGGCGGGGCGGCACGCGACGGGGCACTTCTCCTCGACCGGGCATCCGGTCATGCGGACCTTCGAGCCGGGCGAGTCCTGGCGCTGGTGCTTCGTCGACGGTTCGATCGTCTGA
- a CDS encoding anti-sigma regulatory factor, with protein sequence MSQIAGEPGTQDFVEVRLPAAGAYLSVLRTATAGLAARLDFTLDEIEDLRIAVDEACAILLQQAVPGSVLSCVFRLIDDSLDVTVSAPTTDGRAPERDTFAWTVLSALAGKVESSVADDRTVSISLYKQRGAGPGPA encoded by the coding sequence GTGTCCCAGATCGCAGGCGAGCCCGGGACCCAGGACTTCGTGGAAGTCCGGCTGCCCGCTGCGGGTGCCTATCTGTCCGTGCTGCGTACGGCCACGGCCGGCCTCGCGGCGCGCTTGGACTTCACCCTCGACGAGATCGAGGACTTGCGGATCGCGGTCGACGAGGCCTGCGCCATCCTGCTCCAGCAGGCCGTGCCGGGATCCGTCCTCAGCTGTGTCTTCCGGCTGATCGACGACTCCCTCGACGTGACGGTCTCCGCCCCGACGACCGACGGGAGGGCGCCCGAGCGGGACACCTTCGCGTGGACCGTGCTGTCGGCGCTGGCCGGGAAGGTGGAGTCGTCGGTGGCCGATGACCGTACGGTCTCCATCAGCCTGTACAAACAGCGCGGCGCGGGGCCAGGCCCGGCGTGA
- the nagB gene encoding glucosamine-6-phosphate deaminase — protein MEVVIVKDAKAGGELIADGIADLLRRKPDALLGVATGSTPIPIYDALVAQVSAGAVDASRARIAQLDEYVGLPAGHPESYRSTVLRQVVEPLGLSPEAFMGPDGSAEDVQAACEAYDRALAEAGGVDLQILGIGTDGHIGFNEPCSSLASRTRIKTLTEQTRVDNARFFDNDIEQVPHHVITQGIGTILEARHLVLLATGEGKAEAVAQTVEGPVAALVPASALQLHPHATVVVDEAAASKLKLADYFRHTYANKPSWQGI, from the coding sequence GTGGAAGTTGTCATCGTCAAGGACGCCAAGGCCGGCGGCGAGCTCATCGCGGACGGCATCGCCGACCTCCTGCGCCGCAAGCCCGACGCGCTGCTCGGCGTGGCCACGGGCTCGACTCCGATCCCGATCTACGACGCCCTCGTCGCCCAGGTATCCGCCGGCGCCGTGGACGCCTCCCGGGCGCGGATCGCCCAGCTGGACGAGTACGTCGGCCTGCCCGCGGGGCACCCGGAGTCGTACCGCTCCACCGTCCTGCGCCAGGTCGTCGAGCCGCTCGGGCTCTCCCCGGAGGCCTTCATGGGCCCCGACGGCTCCGCCGAGGACGTCCAGGCGGCCTGCGAGGCGTACGACAGGGCGCTGGCCGAGGCCGGCGGCGTCGACCTGCAGATCCTCGGCATCGGCACCGACGGGCACATCGGCTTCAACGAGCCGTGCTCCTCGCTCGCCTCCCGCACCCGGATCAAGACGCTCACCGAGCAGACCCGCGTGGACAACGCCCGGTTCTTTGACAACGACATAGAGCAGGTGCCGCACCACGTCATCACCCAGGGCATCGGCACCATCCTGGAGGCCCGTCACCTGGTGCTCCTCGCCACCGGCGAGGGCAAGGCCGAGGCCGTGGCACAGACCGTCGAGGGCCCGGTGGCGGCGCTCGTGCCGGCCTCCGCGCTCCAGCTGCACCCGCACGCCACGGTCGTCGTGGACGAGGCGGCCGCCTCCAAGCTGAAGCTCGCGGACTACTTCCGCCACACCTACGCGAACAAGCCCTCCTGGCAGGGCATCTAA